A stretch of DNA from Tautonia rosea:
TCGGCACGTTCGCTTGCCCGTCCGACGGCCGCCTGGTGAATGTTTCGCAGTCGAACTACGTGGGGAACCTCGGCGGCCCGCACGCGGTTCGCGGATACAACGGCGTGTTCGGACCGACCCGTCAGTCATGGCCGGAAGCCGCGCGGGGTGCGGGCATCGTCACGATCTCGAAGATCGTTGACGGCACCAGCAACACCGCCGCCTTCAGCGAGAAGCTGACGGCCCACTCGGGCGTCGGCAGCGTCAATGCCGGCAACAACAACCCGAACGACTTCCTCCGCGTCTGGTTCCGGACCGGCCTGAGCCAGGGCCGCGGCACGGGCGTGCAGAATCCTGACGCCGTGCTGGCGATGATCAATGCGTGCAACAGCCTGCCCATCACCACGGTGGCGACCGGCAATGCCCACGAGCCCTCGGGCTGGTTCCGGGTCTACCCGGCCTACTCGAACTACGGCGGCTACCAGCACACCGGCCCGCCGAACTCGCGGAACTGCGGCAACAACGACTGGGTTCCCTGGGGCCAGGACATGTGGGGCACGTCGAACGCCTCCAGCCTGCACCCGGGCGGCGTGAACGTCTGCATGGCAGACGGCTCGGTCCGCTTCATCAAGGAAACGGTCAACCTGCCGACCTGGTGGGCCCTCGGGACCATCAACGGCGGCGAAGTGGTCAGCGCCGACCAGTATTGATGCGTGAGCGATCACCCCTCTGGGCGTGATCGGCGAGCATGCTTCAAATGGGGTCATCGGTGGCCGAGGTGCCACCGGTGGCCCTTTTTTTTGTGTCGATTTGCTGGTTCGTGGAAATGATGTGGGTGAGCGGGCCGCTTCTTGAGGCCGCTGCGGCGCAGGCCTGCGACATCCTGGAAGCCGAAACGAACCGAGCCGCGCTGCTGACGGTCTTGGTCGAGGGGCCGTCTGTGTGGCCTCGCGGTTCTCGTTTTGGAATTTGCTCGGGCTCGGGCTCGCCTTGCGGACGGCCTTCCGGGTGGGATCGGGGGCGACCGGCGGATGACCGGCTCGGGCTCGGCTGGGAGACATTCCAGGGTGCCAGGCGTTGGGGGCCCTGCTCACGTCCTCGGTGAGATGGCCGAGGTCCGATTCTCCTCGGCCCCAGATCTGATGAGAGACGCCGGGCCAACGGAACAGAGGTCGAGGACAAGCCCACCCATCCCGCGATCGGCAGATCAGTAGGAGTCGGCCGAGATCACCTCGCCCCCCTTGGTCGTGCTCAGGGCACGCCAGACGGGGAGGCTGACGGAGTTCTTGACGAAGCGGACGCTGCCGTCGGCCAGGACCGCGTTCACGCCGCCGGGGTGCCGGCTCCGGGCGGCGAGGGTCGTATGAATGATGTCGGCCACCGAGAGGCGGATGCAAGGAGGATTCTCACCGAAAGGGTAGCTGCACCCGCCATTGAGACGGTCGGGCGCCGGGCTATTCGGCGACAGGTAGGCCTCGAAGGTCGCCCCGTCCCCCCACCAGGAGAAGCCTCGCGAGTCGCGGTTGAAGCCGATGACCGTCTCGGAGACGAGCATCGTGTTCGAGGTGCCATCCCGGAAGCTGTTGAAGCCCAAGGCATTGAGCCCCTGCGATGGGGGCGGGAAGTTGACCGAGGCGATGTCGACGAAGGGGCTGCCCATGTCGGTGAAGGGCGCCCCGCCAAACGCGACGGCCCCCGGGTCGCCCGCCGAGGCCCCTGGCGGGTAGATGGCCGGTTGCAGGAGCATGGAGTTGCCGAAGTTCGCCACGTAATTGTGCTGGGTTGCGAAGAAGGTCTGCCCCGAGAGAACCCGACCGCGGTCGTTTGGGTTGGCCGGCGCGTCGCTGGGGCAGACATAGGACGCGATCCGGGTCGAGACCACGGTGACATTCGCGTCGCCGAAGAAGCGGAGCGGCGTGTCCATCGGGCCGCGCGGCACGGTGTTGTTGCCGTCGAAGTTGAAGGCGTCGTAGAGGGCGCGTTGCTCCATCTGAGGGAGGATGAAAACGATCCAGGTGCCCCAACTGGTGCCCTTCCGACCGGGCGGGAGCCGATTGTGCAGGCTCTCGTAGGTGTGCATGGCCAGGCCGATCTGCTTCAGGTTGTTGGTGCACTGGGCACGCCGGGCGGCCTCGCGGGCGCTTTGGACGGCCGGCAGCAAGAGGGCGATGAGCACGCCGATGATCGCAATGACCACCAGTAGCTCGATCAGGGTGAAGGCGTGACGTCGATTCATGGAAATTTCCTCATAAGAAGGGGTCCGCGGCGGCACGCCGGGTTATCCGGCAATCTCGATCTCGAACTGGTTCGGCCCGCCCGGCGTCACCTCGATTTCGATGCGGACGGCCGGGGTCTCTGGCCCGGCCCCCCGAGGCATCGCCGTGGGGATCAGCCCGGACCTCGAACCGGGAGGGGGAACCGCTTCGGGAACCTCGGCGCCGGTGATCGGGTCGAAGGTCATGCCCGACGCGGGCTCGTCCGCAGGAGCCGCCGGCCACACCTCGACGGCATAGGAGCCCGGCGCCAGGCCCCGCTCGGCAGCGAGGCGGAAGCTCCCGTCGCGAATCGTCGCGCCGGCTCCCGAGGCCTGGAGGGTGGAGGTGGGGTGGAACTGGATGGAGCCCGATTCGACGGGCCGTCCGCCGATCTGCACGGTGCCGGAAACCGCCAGGAGCCCGCCGGGGTGCTCGGCCTCCCCGCACCCGGCCCCGGCGAGCATCGCCGCCACGGCCATCGGCAGCACTCCCGCGAGGCGATGACGATCAAGCGACTCATTTTTCATACAATCATTCCCTCAAGAATTCGCGATCTCCCGGAATCCCGTCGCTCGACACTGTCCTTACCCCCCGGGATGAGGCAGCACGCTCATCTCGGTCGCGGCGAATTTCGACGCCCAAGGGCCCCCGACCATCCCACTCTGGAGCCCACCGCCGAACGCCCGGCAAAGAAGCTCAACGTGACGGCTCGGCGAACGCCGCGACGGTCGTTTCCAGTCGACCTCACCGAGGCAAGCCCGCGACCGTTCAACTCCCGACCGCCAAAAAGGGGGTAATGCCTCCCGAATGGAACGATGTCCTGGAGACGACGCGCGGGCGCTCCGGAGATTGATCCGGCCGTTGTCGCGCGATCAGATTAACGCTAATGGAATATCATTCTCACTAAGAAGGAGTCAAGGACGTGGTGTTCCTGTCGGCGCGATTTTTCGGGAGGGAACGGGAGAGCCCCGGGCTCGGCATCGCCACCGTCTCCGGGGCGATCAGGCATCTCGTCGAGCCACCGGGAGAGACGGGACAGACGTCCGGGTTTGACCGATGCGAGGCGGGCTGGCCAGAATGGGAGGCGTTTCGGGGACGTGCACGTTCACGGATCGCCAGGAACGGGAGGGATGCCCATGTTGGTGTTGACTCGAAGGAAGAACGAGGCCATCGTCCTTAACGAGCGGTTTGTTGTCTCGATCGTCGACATCAAGGACGACAAGGTGCGCCTGGGGATCGATGCCCCCTTGGGTGCCAGTGTTTACCGGCGCGAGGTTTACGAGGCGATCACGACGGCTTCGCGGGCTCAGCAGACGAAGACGGCCGAATCACCATCGGCCCCGCCCCCGTTGCCGCAGCAGGAACTCGCCGATCGAACAGAGCAACGGGATGGGATGGGACTGCCGTCCTCTTCGACCGAACCGCTTCCGCCACCAACGACGTTGACCGTATCTCCTCGGCATCTCTCAATCCTTGACGCGTATTGCACCATGATGCAGGAGCGGTACGGGATCTCGATGAACCGAGAGCAGGCCCTTGCGTCGATCCTCGATTCCTCCAACGCCACGAAGTGAGGTGAGACCGGGGGCTCAAGGGATGGTTTGCGATGCTCGGGGCGTTGAATGGCTTCGAGCATCGCATGGGGTCGCCTCGCATCGGTTCGAGCCGGTGGTCAAGGGCGGGGTGGGTGGAGGTTGCGGATCGTCCCCTGGTCGTCGATGTTGACATATGAGGGGAAGTGGGGTCGGAGCCAGGCGACCAGAGCATCGAGCCCGGCTACGCCAAGGCGGCTGACCTGAAGCCGGAGGCCGGGCGCGGGGCGTCGGCCGAGGGGGCGGAAGGTGGCGAGTGCCTCGGGAGGGGGACGCATCGTATCGTGGTGCGGTCCTGGTGCGTGGCCGGACGCGTGGGAGGCGCTCATGCCGTGGTACGAGCCGAGGCTGGGGGCGACGTTCCAGACGGTCACCTGACCGGCATCGGGGCCGAGGATCGGCGTGGTGATGAGGTTCGCGAGCAGGCCGGGGCGGGTCCTCGGGTCGTAGTAGCCGCCGGCCACCTGCACGCCGGAGCGGGCGTTGCCGGGGGCGGTAAACTCGAAGAGACGCACCGGGACGGTGTGGGGATCGCCGCCGAGGGAGTAGCCGTCGAGGCCGACGACCAGCGGAGCGCGGCCGAGGCCGGCACCGATGGCCAGGTCGTCATAATTGTCGCCGTTGAAATCGGCCGAGGCAATCGTGACCCCTCGGAGGAACGAGCCGGGGAGGGTGCCGAGGAGTTCGCGGCGGAGGGTGCCGTCGGCGTCGAAGATGCGGACGAGGCTCGGGCCGGGGCCGATGCGGGCGGCGACGATCTCGGCGCGTCCGTCGCGGTCGAGGTCGCCGACCGCCACGTTCAAGCCGGCGCGAGGGGATTCGGGGAAGGGGCGAAAGCGGAGGATCGGGCGGAGGTCCTCGCCGTCGTAGGCGACGATCCAACCGCCGCCGCCGAAGGCGTTCGGGGCGGTGACGATGTCCTGGACGAGGTCGCCGGTAAGGTCGCCGACGGCGGTGGCCACGCCGCCGGTCCAGCCTCGGGGCAGGGGGTTGACCACGCCGACGCGATCGCCGTTGCCGTCCTGCACGAGGACCGATCCGCCGCCGCCGCGAGCGGCACCCAGGGCGATCCGGCGCTGGTCTTCGTTCGGGCCGGCGAGGACGGACATCATCATCCCGGCGTCTTCGTGCGTGAGGATGTGGCAGTGGAAGACATATTTGCCGAGGTGGGGTGTGACCCGCCAGCGGATGACGACCTCGCCGTTGGCGGGGATGGTGATGGTGTCTCGCTGGGAGACATAGGGGTAGGTGCCCGAGCCGTCGAGCGAGACGGGCTCACCGTTGATCGAGATGACGGCGAAGTCGGTCTGATGGATGTGGAAGGGGTGATCGACGCCGGAGGCGTTGACGAGGGTCCACTCCTCGACCTGCCCGGCCTGAATCGAGACGATCGGGCCCTCGGGGAAGGCGGAGCCGTTGATCGTGAAGACGTTTCCTTCGATGTCAAAGATGAAGGTGCGTTGATGGTCGGGGGGGAGGTGGTAGACCTCGGGAATGGTGCCGACCGGCGGGAAGACAGGCGGGGGCTCGGTGACGGGGTCGCCCTCGACCCGGATGGTGGCGAGGGCGAAGAAGGTGTCGAGCGGGTTGATGTTCGGGGCGAGGTTGTCGACGAGGTAGTAGGTGCCCGGCTCCTGGGGCGCGGTCACGGCCATCGTGAGCCGGGCGCCCGGGGCGACGAAGGTGGGGCCTTCAACGAGGTACGGGGTCGGCAGATCGAGCGCCAAGGGGCGGGGGACGAGGTCGTGGCTGTTGCCGTCGTGCGAGATCACGGTGCCGGCCCAGCCGTTCTCGCCGTCGGCATCGACGATTCCAAGGTTGTAGAAACCGTTGCGGCCGATCGAGGAGAAGGTCCAGATTTCCGTCTCGCCGGGGCGGAGGGTGATCTCGGGGTTGAACTGGCCGTTGATCAGTTTCTGCCAGTCCTGGCCGTAGGGGGGCTGTTGCCGCTTGGTGTAGCCGAGGTTCGCGGGCATCCGCTCGCCGGTCTGGGGGTCGATGGCAACGTTGACCAGGGTCAGGCCGAGCAGGCGCTCATCGTAGTTGCCGACCAGATCGGGCCAGGGGTCGAGGGCGTCGCCCACCTGGAAGAACCCGGCGAGGCCGCCGTAGACCTGGTCGGCGGTCGAGCCGTGCTGGTGGGTGTGGTACCAGTTGACCCCCGCCTGCTGAGTGGTCGGCACCTCGATCCGGGTCCGGTAGCTGCCGCCGGGGAGCATCTGGCGGTAGACGTTGTCGCCGTCGCCGAGCGGGCTGACAAGGAATCCGTGCGCATGCAGATTCGTGATATAGGTGACGGCCGGCGGCGGGGGGTCCGGCGGGTCGTCACCGAGGGCGTTGTGCAAGGTCAGGTCGAGCACGTCGCCCGGCTCGATGCGCAGGGTCGGGGCCGGGAACTGCGGCGGCAAGACGACGCCGTCGGCCGTGGTGAACTGATAGCCGGCCGCGAAGTTGGCGTTCGGCCGGGGAGACTGGGGCGGGATCTCGGGCGTGAGGTTCGGGTTGGAGAAGATCGGCTCGCCCCCCCAGAGCACCGGCCGACCCGAGCCGGGCAGGCCCGCGCGGGTGATCGTCGCCTCGGCGCGGAGAACGCCGTCGACGCTCCGGATCTCTGGAGGCTGATGCAGCGGGCCATCCGACTGGCCCGGCACCAGGATCGCCGTCATCAAGACTCTCGGCTCCAGTTCGAGCAGCTCGAACCGCCGGACCCGCCCCGAAGCCCGCCTTCGATGCGTCCCTCGTCGCATGGCCGTTCCCCTCGTCATCGAGCGCCGTTGCCGTCGTGTCGGATCAACCATGGCATGAGCGGTTTAAAAAATCAATTGGCTGGTTCAATAGAACTTTCCAGGTTTGCCGAGATTGCCCAGAGAGGGGAAGGGGAAGGAATTGAGACGGCTTGTAGTTGCTGTCGACTCAGGGCAATTGGGCGGGATATGCTGGGGCAAGGCGAATTGCTTTCGTCGGGGGTGGCTGGGGTCGCGGACGACTCCAGCCACCCCGACGGCTACGGCGTCTCGTTGAGGAGCCCAGGCGAAAATTGCCAGTTGTCCTCGAAGTCGGCATCACGTGGAGTGGGAAGCCGGTAGCGTTCGCCCTGGATTCCCATTCTGAACGTGCGAAATTGTGAATCCTTTCGACCGGGTTTCTCATCGAGCCACAACTGATGCTGTGTCCTCACGTAATCGGCAACAACCGCGCTCGGAACGACAAAGTAGCGAAGCTGTTTCGACTCTAAACTGATGGTCACGAAGCAGTACCAAAGCTCGGGGCGTGACAGTGATTCATGTTTCTCATTCATGATCCAGTCGCTCAGAAAGCGACCGAAAAGCTTCGAAACCGCGGGCCGATTGCGCCTGTCGAGATTGGTCTTCACCTCAATCTGAAAGAAACGATTCGTCTCCGGATCGGAAACAAGAATATCGACATTTTTCGTCCGTCCCAGCGTCATGTTGGCGTCATAACCCCAGAGTGCCAGACGCGACAGAACGGCAAACTCGCCGGCCAGCAAGATATTGTTTGCTGATATTTGAGATCTCACGCGCTTTAACCTTCTGATATTTCCGCCTTGGGGTGGCTGGGGTCGTCCGCGACCCCAGTCTGGTGGAAGACGCCGAGCCGACGGAACTGGGGCCGCGGACGGCCCCAGCCACCACGACGGGCGAGGACACCCTTATCACTTAACGCCGCGTCTTCTGGTATCATCGAGGTTGCTTTCGGCGGGTTGGTCCGCTGAGTTTGGGGACAATGCGTTCGGCGGCTCTGACGCCTCGGATTCCGACGAGATGCCTCAGCGTGTGAGCAAGCCCGGGGAACTCAAAGCCGGTGACCTGTTCGAGGACTGTCGCTATCACCCCTGCCTTTGCATCGAAGTGGGCGGTGATGATGACCCCTCCGGCGTCTGGGGCATCTCCCTCGTCGACGGTTCGCCGTGCGGGTGTTGCATCCGGAACTGTGGTCTCCGCAAGCTGACGGTCGACGAGGTCGTTCGCTGGAAATCTCATGGCCCACCGGATGTCGAGTTACAGCCGGAGCATCGCTGGTGGGCCTCCGAAGCGTCCGACACCTCGCCTTAACACCAACCCGGCGGCATGACTGAGACCGTCTGCGCTCTTCGTCTGATGGGAGACGCCGAGCTGACGGGACTGGGGTCGCGGACGACCCCAGCCACCCCGACGAAAGATGGGGCTTCGCGGCGATTGAGACCACCCGACGGGACTCGTCTCGGATGGCCGATCAGAGGGTGGGCAGGAGGTAGGGCGCGCGGCGGTCGATGTCGAGCAGGGCCGGGTCGGTGTCGTCGAGGAAGGACCAGGAGGAGGGGTCCCAGCGGAGGGGGCGGCGGTGCCAGTAGGCGAGGTTGCCGAGGTGGCAGACGGTGACGGAGCGGGCGCCGACCTCGACGTCGCAGATGGGCTGGCGACGCTCTCGGATGCAGTTGAGCCAGTCGCGCTGGTGGCCGGGAGAGTCGTAGAGGTGGACGCCGTCGGCGGGGATGTCGGCGTCTTTCAGGGACTCGGGGGTGGTGCGCCACTGGCCGCGATTGACGAAGACCTCCCCCTCGGTGCCGATGAAGGTGACGCCGCCGCCGGGGCCGTGGATGACCTCGATGCCGCCGGGGTAGAGGAAGGTGACGCCGCGGTCGGCGCTCGGGTCGTCGGGCAGGATGACCTCGGAGGGGCCGGAGTGGTCCATGCCGAGGCCCCACTGGGCGATGTCGAAGTGGTGGGCGCCCCAGTCGGTCATGCCGCCGCCGGAGTATTCGCGGAAGGATCGCCAGTTGGGGTAGTGGTCGTGGACGCCTCGGGGGCTGAGGACCTCGTTGTACGGCCGTTCGGGGGCGGGGCCGAGCCAGCGGTCCCAGTCGAGGCCGGGTTCGAGCGGTTCCTCGCCGAGGTCGCACCAGTGGCTCGGGCCGCCGACATCCACAAGCACTCGCTTGATGTCGCCGATCATGCCGTTGCGGACGACCTCGCAGGCCTGGCGGAACTCGGGGCTGGAGCGCTGCTGGCTGCCGGTCTGGAAGACAATGTCGTGGGCCTTGACGGCGTCGATGCAGGCCTTGGCCTCGTGGATGGTGAGGGTGAGTGGTTTCTCGCAGTAAATGTCCTTGCCGGCCTTGCAGGCCTCAAGGATGGTGATGGCGTGCCAGTGGTCGGGGGTGCAGATGACGACGGCGTCGATGTCGTCTCGGGCGATCAGCTCGCGGTCGTCATTGTACGCGGCGCAGTCGGAGTTCTCGTACTTCGCATCGACCTTCGCCCTGGCGTCGTCGCGGCGGGTGGTGTCGACATCGCAGACGGCCAGCACCTGCACATCGTCCTGATCGAGGAACCAGCGGAGGTGGTACTGGCTCTGCTTCCCCATGCCGATGAAGCCCAGGCGGATCCGCTCGCTGGGGGCCGAGCCGTTACGGCCGAAGACGGAGTGAGGCACGATCCAGGGAGCGGCGGACACCGCGGCGGCCCGCTGGAGGAATCGGCGACGCGAGAGCGAAGATCGAATCGACATGAGAGGTTCCCTTGGTCCGAGGGGAATCGCTGTGGCACGACCGCGAGACGCATTGAAGCGCTCGACCACGGTGCAGCGTAACCCGGAGGGATCGGCTTCGCGAGGGGTGGACGCTCGGATGTCGGACCCCAATAGAAATGTCCGGTGTTTGGCCCCAATAGAAATGTCCGGTCGATGCGCTCTTCAGGCCAAGCCTGGAGGTCGCCATGAACCCCGATCGGATTGCCATGAGTCAACGTGATCGCGATATCCTCACCGTCCTCAAGCCGGTCCTCGACGGCCACCGTTCCCAGGCCGAGGCCGCTCGACTGCTCGGCAAGAGCACCAGGCAGGTCCGACGTCTCGTCGCGCGCCTGAAAGACGAGGGAGATGCCGGGCTGATCCACAAGCTCCGGGATCGTCCCTCGAATCGAAGAATGAAAACAGCAACAAAATGCAACATCCTCTCGTTCTACAAGGAGCATCTCCAGGGCTTCGGCCCCACGCTCGCCGCGGAAACCCTGGCCGAAGAGGGCCTACATGTCTCTGCCGAGACCCTCAGGCGATGGCTCACGGCCGAGGGGCTCTGGCAACCGACCCCGCGACGCGACACCCACCGCTCCCGACGCCCGCGACGCGCCTGCTTCGGCGAGCTGATCCCGCTCGATGCCTCGATCCACGACTGGACCGAGGGACGCGGCGAGACCATGGCATTGTCGGCCATGATCGACGACGCCACTGGCCGCGTCCTGGCCCGCTTCGCCCCGGCCGAGACGACCGACGCGTACTTCGAGCTGCTGGGGCGTTGGCTGCGGGCTCACGGCCGCCCCGTGGCCCTCTACAGCGACAAGAAGACCGTCTTCCGCGTCCCCCCGGCCGAGGGGCGGGACACGCCCCCCTCGCAGTTCGGCCGCGCCTGCGAGGAACTGGGCATCACGCTGATCTTCGCCCACAGCCCGCAGGCCAAGGGACGCGTCGAACGCTTCTTCGGCACCGCCCAGGACCGCTGGGTCAAGCAGATGCGGCGGGCCGGCATCACGACGATCGCCGAGGCCAACGCCCTGCTGACTCGCACGCTCCTGCCGCACTTCAACCGCCACTTCACCGTGGCCCCCGCCGAGCCGTCCGACGCCCACCGCCCCTGGCTCCACCGCGAGCACGACCTGCGTGCGATCCTCTGCCCGCAGCAGCCCCGCGTCGTCAGCAATGATTACGTCGTCCGCGTCGAGGGCCGTCTGCTGCAACTGGCCAGGCCCGCGTTACCGGGCCTGCGTGGCGGCGTGGTCCTCGTCGAGTCCCGCCGCGACGGCACGCTGGCGATCCGCTTCCAGGGCCGGTACCTTCGTTTCCAGGAGATCACGGCCCGACCGGCTGCCACCCCGCCCCCTCGCCGCCGCCGCGAACCCTCGGCCAGCCCTCCCCACCGCCCGGCCCCCGACCACCCCTGGAGAACCCCCTCTCCGCCCCCCAAGAACGGATGATCAGCGGACATTTCTATCGAGCACAAACCGGACATTTCTATTGGGGTTCAACAGGGGTGGACGCTCGGATCGTCCCTCCGATTCGATCCGCGTGCTCAAGCCCTCGGCGGGACGGCCGAGGGAGCCGATCTCGGATCGGAGCGAAATTACGGGGGAAGCACTCAACGACTCACCCCTTAATCCAGGCTCATCACTTCATTCCCGTTCCTCGTGGCCAGCTTCTGCCAGAGGCCCAACTTCGGGAGCACCACTCCTCCGTAAGGAGGCGGTTCTTTGGCGTCGATGGTCTCGCTCAAGAACCGGACCGAGCCATCCGCCATCAAGGCGTTCAGCCCCCCGGGGTGGAACGAGGCCGCCGAATACGAGATCGCGCCCCACGTCCCTCGCGTCGGCCGCACACGCCGGTAATAATTGGGCGGATAGTATGCCGTCATGTGACTATCCGTATGAGCGCCGAGAAACCACCAGCCCCGCAGTTTGGAAAACAGCGGATCCCACGGATCCATGACCCGCAACGCCGCCGACGCCTTCTCGGTCACCATCATCGTGTGGCTCGTGCCGTCGGTGATCGAACTGACTCGCACCGTCAACCCCTCGACGATGCATCCGTTGACTCCTCGCAACCGGATGGGATCTGGGCGGCAGCCCAGCTCTGGCCACGGCGCGCCGCGCAGGAGGGTCGATCCATAGACTCCGGCGTAGCTTCCCGAAGCCACGGTTCCCGGTGCCCCCAGACCGATGGTTTCGTCTTCCAACCGCGCCTGGGGAAAACTGAGATAAGGGACGCCCGCGTCGGCATCGTCGGGACAGACATATTGGGAAACGACCGTGCCGAAGACCGTCGAATTCTCAGATGAGACGATGCGAAGATCCTGGTTCACCGCGTTGAACAGCGCGGTTTGCCCGCCGAACGGCAGGAGCCTGACCAGAAACCCCTGGTCCGTGAACGGGGAGGGGCACGTCGAGCCCGACATGAATCGAGCGTCATAACTTCCCAGGTTGCCTGGCGGCAGGCACAGATTCACGTCGTGGTAGGCATGGATCGCCAACCCGATCTGTCTCAGGTTGGCCGCGCATTGCATCCGCCGCGCTGACCCTCGCGCCGCCTGGACCGCGGGAAGCAGCAACGCCATCACAAGCGAGAGCACGCCGATCACGACGAGGAGTTCGATCAGGGTGAAGCCCCGCCTTGTACGCCTTCGCATCGATCTGCCCCTCGGCTTCGGTCAGCGATTCGACTTCATCCGGAGCAGCACCGCTGCCACGATCGAGGCCACTCCCAGGCCGACAAACACCCAGGTCCAGTGGATCTCCCGAGGCGTGCTTGGCAAGACAACCGGCTCCAGTCCATAAAATGCCAGGCTGAATTCTTCCGGGTCGCTTCGCTCGGCGCGGAGTTCCTCGAACTGGCAGTTCCAGCGTTGCTGCCCCGATTCGACCCCTGTACTCGATTTCCACTCGCATGTTCGGTTGAGTATAACCCATCATGCTGACTTGATACTGGCGCGCCACCCAACCCGCGGCCGGGTCAAACAGGACCCGGGTCTGGAGTGGCTGTTCCGGCTTGCCATGCTGAATCACCACCTCAAGCAGACTCCGTCCCTCCCGTTCCACCGGCTCGGCCGAGAGAACGTTCGAGTCGGGATATTCCAGCAAATCGGCAAATGTTGTCCTGGTCACGGAATAGGGCGCCTCCAGCAATTTGCCAAAGTGAGTGGTGTACGACCGCCCGAGATCAGACCCTTCGTCGATTGATTCGACGACATAGTCCTCCCGGCCGGCCAGCTGATTCAGGGTAAACCCCGAATCCTTCCCAATGCACACGACTCGCGTCTTGAGAATGACGCCCTCTCCGGGGTTGCGTTGGATCGACTCGAACTTGCGGAGGGGACCCAGGGTCGCGAACGTCACGTCCTCGATCCGCCTGATTTCACCGGACGCTTGTTCCAATCGGACCCGGGCCTTACCCCGAACCTGATCGAACCGCTGCTCGATCGTCTTCGCGGCAGGGGGA
This window harbors:
- a CDS encoding carbon storage regulator, whose translation is MPMLVLTRRKNEAIVLNERFVVSIVDIKDDKVRLGIDAPLGASVYRREVYEAITTASRAQQTKTAESPSAPPPLPQQELADRTEQRDGMGLPSSSTEPLPPPTTLTVSPRHLSILDAYCTMMQERYGISMNREQALASILDSSNATK
- a CDS encoding DUF1559 family PulG-like putative transporter, yielding MTKRSHNRGFTLIELLVVIAIIGVLIALLLPAVQAAREAARRAQCSNNLKQIGLAMHNYESTHGCFAPWSINPSPIDSWGWTPSGHLSLLQFIEQGNMFAAYNAGAVHPNAQGSLFYAMNTTVFNTQLGTFACPSDGRLVNVSQSNYVGNLGGPHAVRGYNGVFGPTRQSWPEAARGAGIVTISKIVDGTSNTAAFSEKLTAHSGVGSVNAGNNNPNDFLRVWFRTGLSQGRGTGVQNPDAVLAMINACNSLPITTVATGNAHEPSGWFRVYPAYSNYGGYQHTGPPNSRNCGNNDWVPWGQDMWGTSNASSLHPGGVNVCMADGSVRFIKETVNLPTWWALGTINGGEVVSADQY
- a CDS encoding ISNCY family transposase produces the protein MNPDRIAMSQRDRDILTVLKPVLDGHRSQAEAARLLGKSTRQVRRLVARLKDEGDAGLIHKLRDRPSNRRMKTATKCNILSFYKEHLQGFGPTLAAETLAEEGLHVSAETLRRWLTAEGLWQPTPRRDTHRSRRPRRACFGELIPLDASIHDWTEGRGETMALSAMIDDATGRVLARFAPAETTDAYFELLGRWLRAHGRPVALYSDKKTVFRVPPAEGRDTPPSQFGRACEELGITLIFAHSPQAKGRVERFFGTAQDRWVKQMRRAGITTIAEANALLTRTLLPHFNRHFTVAPAEPSDAHRPWLHREHDLRAILCPQQPRVVSNDYVVRVEGRLLQLARPALPGLRGGVVLVESRRDGTLAIRFQGRYLRFQEITARPAATPPPRRRREPSASPPHRPAPDHPWRTPSPPPKNG
- a CDS encoding DUF1559 domain-containing protein; amino-acid sequence: MNRRHAFTLIELLVVIAIIGVLIALLLPAVQSAREAARRAQCTNNLKQIGLAMHTYESLHNRLPPGRKGTSWGTWIVFILPQMEQRALYDAFNFDGNNTVPRGPMDTPLRFFGDANVTVVSTRIASYVCPSDAPANPNDRGRVLSGQTFFATQHNYVANFGNSMLLQPAIYPPGASAGDPGAVAFGGAPFTDMGSPFVDIASVNFPPPSQGLNALGFNSFRDGTSNTMLVSETVIGFNRDSRGFSWWGDGATFEAYLSPNSPAPDRLNGGCSYPFGENPPCIRLSVADIIHTTLAARSRHPGGVNAVLADGSVRFVKNSVSLPVWRALSTTKGGEVISADSY
- a CDS encoding multicopper oxidase domain-containing protein produces the protein MRRGTHRRRASGRVRRFELLELEPRVLMTAILVPGQSDGPLHQPPEIRSVDGVLRAEATITRAGLPGSGRPVLWGGEPIFSNPNLTPEIPPQSPRPNANFAAGYQFTTADGVVLPPQFPAPTLRIEPGDVLDLTLHNALGDDPPDPPPPAVTYITNLHAHGFLVSPLGDGDNVYRQMLPGGSYRTRIEVPTTQQAGVNWYHTHQHGSTADQVYGGLAGFFQVGDALDPWPDLVGNYDERLLGLTLVNVAIDPQTGERMPANLGYTKRQQPPYGQDWQKLINGQFNPEITLRPGETEIWTFSSIGRNGFYNLGIVDADGENGWAGTVISHDGNSHDLVPRPLALDLPTPYLVEGPTFVAPGARLTMAVTAPQEPGTYYLVDNLAPNINPLDTFFALATIRVEGDPVTEPPPVFPPVGTIPEVYHLPPDHQRTFIFDIEGNVFTINGSAFPEGPIVSIQAGQVEEWTLVNASGVDHPFHIHQTDFAVISINGEPVSLDGSGTYPYVSQRDTITIPANGEVVIRWRVTPHLGKYVFHCHILTHEDAGMMMSVLAGPNEDQRRIALGAARGGGGSVLVQDGNGDRVGVVNPLPRGWTGGVATAVGDLTGDLVQDIVTAPNAFGGGGWIVAYDGEDLRPILRFRPFPESPRAGLNVAVGDLDRDGRAEIVAARIGPGPSLVRIFDADGTLRRELLGTLPGSFLRGVTIASADFNGDNYDDLAIGAGLGRAPLVVGLDGYSLGGDPHTVPVRLFEFTAPGNARSGVQVAGGYYDPRTRPGLLANLITTPILGPDAGQVTVWNVAPSLGSYHGMSASHASGHAPGPHHDTMRPPPEALATFRPLGRRPAPGLRLQVSRLGVAGLDALVAWLRPHFPSYVNIDDQGTIRNLHPPRP
- a CDS encoding Gfo/Idh/MocA family protein, whose amino-acid sequence is MSIRSSLSRRRFLQRAAAVSAAPWIVPHSVFGRNGSAPSERIRLGFIGMGKQSQYHLRWFLDQDDVQVLAVCDVDTTRRDDARAKVDAKYENSDCAAYNDDRELIARDDIDAVVICTPDHWHAITILEACKAGKDIYCEKPLTLTIHEAKACIDAVKAHDIVFQTGSQQRSSPEFRQACEVVRNGMIGDIKRVLVDVGGPSHWCDLGEEPLEPGLDWDRWLGPAPERPYNEVLSPRGVHDHYPNWRSFREYSGGGMTDWGAHHFDIAQWGLGMDHSGPSEVILPDDPSADRGVTFLYPGGIEVIHGPGGGVTFIGTEGEVFVNRGQWRTTPESLKDADIPADGVHLYDSPGHQRDWLNCIRERRQPICDVEVGARSVTVCHLGNLAYWHRRPLRWDPSSWSFLDDTDPALLDIDRRAPYLLPTL